The Chloroherpetonaceae bacterium genome window below encodes:
- a CDS encoding tetratricopeptide repeat protein, which produces MYSGAGYLIFVLSLLSCESTDDSIMGKVYHNFTGYFNAFHNAKLEYERGIIAIRTTQDYSKKAKLTIFPSLENAASGKQFFDNVIRKTSIVLQAHAASDLSDDALLLLGKAYYHQKEFQPAERKFKEILSNYPEGDVVDEATFWYGRTLAAMQIFEEARAVLGSVILSEKSSPNVRGEAHFVLAQLALSDNDFAETTRQIELGIPLVKDYDLRARAAFVLARVYDQIGDFKKAAESYKLILTLDPNFDLKYTAELSYGIDLREQKVYDEAIRVFEDMLGDDKNFEKFGDIRYELAECYTQIERLGVSINLYLEIIRKSPRTESAAKSFFRLGRIRQEISRDYEAAKALYDTARVQYPQGEIAQEAKIASERVEKILWLYETIGTLDSTIQLGVVAVTKESKMVDSLKEAKRIQDSLALTQGTSSLLNRRKRFEYRRTFFVSMGFRDAFNEIASVGNQLVLRSKERKTYKTAPDTSTLYNYKFELLNRYSEIASFFHFTLPIPDSAIYWYKFTVKKCTEEERKFPDSLAMAVSRLKETCLFSLSDVYRSMNNAVVQDSLFQIILKSYPKGRYSNRIRVFYNLPMLSEIKPDEALYAKAVEATNDRNAKRAFQLLDSLQSFFPKSSFIPKAILAKGYLFETELRNRDSALTEYQLLASRFPDSPEFNTISEKLKIWEAYLNGIDSSKSIKPTSSDSSKAPNFIPLNDSLKSSSLPNKENSVKPPGSISPAILPSSPSKPERSTPDTAQSKSLFSLPSQTQQKSNPPQRQNPKK; this is translated from the coding sequence ATGTATTCGGGAGCAGGTTACTTGATTTTCGTTCTCTCTCTCTTGTCTTGTGAAAGCACAGATGACAGCATTATGGGGAAGGTTTATCATAATTTTACTGGCTACTTTAACGCCTTCCATAACGCCAAACTTGAATATGAGCGTGGGATTATTGCAATTCGGACAACACAAGACTATTCAAAAAAAGCAAAGCTCACCATTTTTCCATCTCTCGAAAATGCTGCTTCAGGAAAGCAATTTTTTGATAATGTCATTCGAAAAACCTCGATTGTATTGCAAGCGCATGCAGCAAGCGATCTCTCGGATGATGCGCTCCTTCTTTTAGGAAAAGCTTACTACCATCAAAAAGAATTTCAACCGGCTGAACGAAAGTTTAAGGAAATACTTTCTAATTATCCTGAAGGCGATGTTGTTGATGAGGCAACTTTTTGGTATGGCAGAACCCTTGCAGCTATGCAGATTTTTGAAGAAGCTCGAGCAGTTTTAGGTTCTGTGATTTTATCCGAAAAGAGCTCGCCTAATGTTCGTGGGGAGGCACATTTTGTCTTAGCACAGTTAGCATTGTCCGATAACGATTTTGCAGAAACCACGAGGCAAATAGAATTGGGAATACCGTTGGTGAAAGATTACGATTTGCGTGCACGAGCAGCTTTTGTGCTCGCCCGGGTTTATGATCAAATCGGTGATTTCAAAAAGGCTGCTGAGTCGTACAAACTCATCTTAACGCTCGACCCAAATTTTGATTTAAAGTACACCGCAGAACTAAGTTATGGCATCGATCTCCGCGAACAAAAGGTCTATGATGAAGCCATCCGTGTATTTGAGGATATGCTTGGAGACGATAAGAACTTCGAAAAATTTGGTGATATCCGCTACGAACTCGCCGAGTGTTACACACAGATTGAGCGTTTAGGTGTTTCAATCAATCTCTATCTTGAAATTATTCGAAAAAGCCCGCGAACTGAATCTGCTGCAAAGAGTTTTTTTAGGTTGGGTCGAATTCGCCAAGAAATCTCTCGTGATTATGAAGCAGCCAAAGCTCTTTACGACACAGCGCGAGTTCAGTACCCACAAGGCGAAATCGCGCAAGAAGCGAAAATAGCTTCCGAACGCGTTGAAAAAATTCTTTGGCTCTATGAAACTATCGGAACTCTTGACAGCACCATACAATTGGGCGTTGTTGCTGTAACGAAAGAGAGTAAAATGGTCGATAGCCTTAAAGAAGCCAAGCGTATTCAAGATTCCTTGGCACTAACCCAAGGCACCTCATCGCTCCTTAATCGCCGTAAACGCTTTGAATATCGAAGAACATTTTTTGTATCAATGGGTTTTCGTGATGCGTTCAATGAAATTGCTTCCGTTGGCAATCAGCTCGTTTTGAGATCTAAGGAAAGAAAAACCTACAAAACTGCGCCGGATACTTCAACACTTTATAATTATAAATTCGAACTTCTGAACCGCTATTCTGAGATTGCTTCATTTTTCCATTTTACGCTCCCCATTCCAGATTCTGCGATTTACTGGTACAAGTTTACAGTAAAAAAATGCACTGAGGAGGAAAGAAAATTTCCGGATAGTCTTGCAATGGCTGTTTCACGCCTTAAAGAGACTTGTCTTTTTTCACTCTCAGATGTTTATCGCTCAATGAATAACGCAGTGGTTCAAGATTCTCTGTTTCAAATTATCCTTAAATCTTACCCGAAGGGAAGATATTCCAATCGGATACGCGTGTTTTATAATCTCCCGATGCTTTCAGAAATCAAGCCTGACGAGGCTTTATACGCCAAAGCAGTCGAAGCGACCAATGACCGAAATGCAAAAAGAGCTTTTCAATTGCTTGATTCCCTACAATCTTTTTTTCCGAAATCAAGTTTTATTCCCAAAGCCATTTTAGCAAAAGGATATCTCTTTGAAACCGAACTTCGAAATCGTGACTCAGCATTGACTGAATATCAGTTGCTTGCTTCTCGCTTTCCCGATTCACCTGAATTCAATACGATTTCTGAAAAATTGAAGATTTGGGAAGCCTATTTAAATGGAATTGATAGCAGCAAATCAATCAAACCTACTTCTTCTGATTCTTCAAAAGCACCAAATTTTATTCCATTAAACGATTCGTTAAAAAGTTCATCATTACCTAACAAGGAAAATTCAGTAAAGCCGCCGGGTTCAATTTCTCCGGCAATTCTCCCTTCTTCTCCATCAAAACCGGAAAGAAGCACGCCAGATACCGCTCAATCAAAGTCACTATTTTCTCTTCCTTCTCAAACTCAGCAAAAATCAAATCCGCCACAAAGACAGAATCCAAAAAAGTGA